From a single Lolium rigidum isolate FL_2022 chromosome 7, APGP_CSIRO_Lrig_0.1, whole genome shotgun sequence genomic region:
- the LOC124670465 gene encoding thiol protease SEN102-like, with translation MARSALYLVALVVAAIALATTQASFIYAEEDLASDDSMWALYERWSAHHEVVREQGEKARRFPIFKNNARWILDRYGRKGKSAINNFGDMTYEEITTQATGLRESNQDEHCSSTLHSLIKGACDNF, from the exons ATGGCGAGATCGGCACTCTACCTCGTCGCGCTGGTCGTGGCCGCCATCGCGCTGGCCACGACGCAGGCGAGCTTCATCTACGCCGAGGAGGACCTTGCGTCGGACGACTCCATGTGGGCGCTGTACGAGCGCTGGTCCGCGCACCACGAGGTGGTGCGCGAACAGGGTGAGAAGGCCAGGCGCTTCCCCATCTTCAAGAACAACGCGCGCTGGATCCTCGACAGGTATGGCAGGAAGGGAAAGTCCGCCATCAACAACTTCGGTGATATGACCTACGAGGAGATCACCACTCAAGCGACGGGGTTAAGGGAGAGTAACCAAGATGAGCATTGCAGTAGCACATTGCATTCCTTGATCAAGGGAGCGT GTGACAATTTCTGA